In the Variovorax sp. S12S4 genome, one interval contains:
- the metH gene encoding methionine synthase, producing MKLSGLEPVAIDSGSLFVNIGERTNVTGSKAFARMILNGQFEDALAVARQQVENGAQVIDINMDEAMLDSKAAMVRFLNLIASEPDIARVPVMVDSSKWEVIEAGLRCIQGKGIVNSISMKEGVDKFKQEAKLVKRYGAAAVVMAFDEKGQADTYERKIEICERAYRILVDEVGFPPEDIIFDPNIFAIATGIEEHDNYAVDFINAVRWIKANLPGAKVSGGVSNVSFSFRGNDPVREAIHTVFLYHAIKAGMDMGIVNAGMVGVYDDLEPTLRERVEDVVLNRRPDAGERLVEVAETAKSGAKDDSKKLEWRGTPENPVHVNQRLSHAMVHGITDFIVEDTEEAYQQILAKGGRPLHVIEGPLMDGMNIVGDLFGQGKMFLPQVVKSARVMKSAVAHLIPYIEEEKRQDEAAGRDVRTKGKIIIATVKGDVHDIGKNIVTVVLQCNNFEVVNMGVMVPCHEILAKAKVEGADIVGLSGLITPSLEEMQYVAGEMQKDDHFRIKKIPLLIGGATTSRVHTAVKIAPHYEGPVVYVPDASRSVSVAQSLLSDQATAYIDEINADYEKVRTQHANKKQVPMWPLAKARANKTPVDWTHYTPPVPKFIGRRVFKNFDLTELAKYIDWGPFFQTWDLAGPFPAILKDEIVGTEAVRVYADGQRMLKRLIEGRWLSASGVVGFWPANTVNDDDIELYTDETRSEVAMTWYGMRQQTEKQVIDGVTRPSRCLADFVAPKDSGLKDYVGVFAVTAGLGVEKKEKYFIDDLDDYSAIMLKALADRLAEAFAEALHHRVRTDLWGYAPDEGLSNEDMIAEKYRGIRPAPGYPACPDHSVKRPMFDLLNCADIGMTLTESLAMMPAASVSGFYLSHPDSTYFNVGKIGHDQLQDQAARRKESESDLERLLAPNL from the coding sequence ATGAAGTTGTCCGGCCTCGAACCGGTCGCCATCGATTCGGGGTCGCTGTTCGTCAACATCGGCGAGCGCACCAACGTCACCGGCTCCAAGGCTTTCGCGCGGATGATCCTGAACGGCCAGTTCGAAGATGCCCTGGCCGTTGCGCGGCAGCAGGTCGAGAACGGCGCCCAGGTGATCGACATCAACATGGACGAGGCCATGCTCGACAGCAAGGCTGCGATGGTCCGCTTCTTGAACCTGATTGCGAGCGAGCCCGACATCGCGCGCGTGCCGGTGATGGTCGACAGCTCCAAGTGGGAAGTGATCGAGGCGGGCCTGCGCTGCATCCAGGGCAAGGGCATCGTCAACTCCATCTCCATGAAGGAGGGGGTCGACAAGTTCAAGCAAGAGGCCAAGCTGGTGAAGCGCTACGGCGCCGCCGCGGTGGTGATGGCTTTCGACGAGAAGGGCCAGGCCGACACTTACGAACGCAAGATCGAGATCTGCGAGCGGGCCTACCGCATCCTGGTGGACGAGGTGGGCTTTCCGCCCGAGGACATCATCTTCGACCCCAACATCTTCGCGATTGCCACCGGCATCGAGGAGCACGACAACTACGCGGTCGACTTCATCAACGCGGTGCGCTGGATCAAGGCGAACCTGCCGGGCGCCAAGGTGTCGGGCGGCGTGAGCAACGTGAGCTTCAGCTTTCGCGGGAACGACCCGGTGCGCGAAGCGATTCACACGGTGTTCCTGTACCACGCCATCAAGGCGGGCATGGACATGGGCATCGTCAACGCCGGCATGGTGGGCGTGTACGACGACCTGGAGCCGACCTTGCGCGAGCGCGTGGAAGACGTGGTGCTCAACCGGCGGCCCGATGCGGGGGAACGGCTCGTCGAAGTGGCCGAAACCGCCAAGAGCGGCGCCAAGGACGACAGCAAGAAGCTCGAGTGGCGCGGCACGCCAGAGAACCCGGTGCACGTAAACCAGCGGCTCTCGCACGCCATGGTGCACGGCATTACCGACTTCATCGTCGAAGACACCGAAGAGGCCTACCAGCAGATCCTCGCCAAGGGCGGGCGCCCGCTGCACGTGATCGAAGGGCCGCTCATGGACGGCATGAACATCGTGGGCGACCTGTTCGGCCAGGGCAAGATGTTCCTGCCGCAGGTGGTGAAGTCGGCGCGCGTGATGAAGTCGGCCGTGGCCCACCTCATTCCCTACATCGAGGAAGAAAAGCGCCAGGACGAGGCCGCGGGCCGCGACGTGCGCACCAAGGGCAAGATCATCATTGCCACGGTGAAGGGCGACGTGCACGACATCGGCAAGAACATCGTGACCGTGGTGCTTCAGTGCAACAACTTCGAGGTGGTGAACATGGGCGTGATGGTCCCGTGCCACGAGATTCTGGCCAAGGCCAAGGTCGAGGGCGCGGACATCGTCGGCCTCTCGGGCCTCATCACGCCCAGCCTGGAAGAAATGCAGTACGTGGCCGGCGAGATGCAGAAGGACGACCACTTCCGCATCAAGAAGATTCCGCTGCTCATCGGCGGCGCCACCACCAGCCGCGTGCACACGGCCGTAAAAATTGCGCCGCACTATGAAGGCCCGGTGGTCTACGTGCCCGATGCCTCGCGCAGCGTGAGCGTGGCGCAGAGCCTCTTGAGCGACCAGGCCACCGCGTACATCGACGAGATCAACGCCGACTACGAGAAGGTGCGCACGCAGCACGCCAACAAGAAGCAGGTGCCGATGTGGCCGCTGGCCAAGGCACGCGCGAACAAGACGCCCGTCGACTGGACCCACTACACGCCGCCCGTGCCCAAGTTCATCGGCCGGCGCGTGTTCAAGAACTTCGACCTCACCGAACTCGCGAAGTACATCGACTGGGGCCCCTTCTTCCAGACCTGGGACCTGGCCGGCCCGTTCCCGGCCATCCTGAAAGACGAGATCGTGGGCACCGAGGCCGTGCGCGTGTACGCCGACGGCCAGCGCATGCTCAAGCGCCTGATCGAGGGCCGCTGGCTCAGCGCAAGCGGCGTGGTCGGCTTCTGGCCCGCCAACACGGTGAACGACGACGACATCGAGCTCTACACCGACGAGACGCGCAGCGAAGTTGCCATGACCTGGTACGGCATGCGCCAGCAGACCGAGAAGCAGGTAATCGACGGCGTCACCCGGCCGAGCCGCTGCCTGGCCGACTTCGTCGCGCCGAAAGACAGCGGCCTGAAGGACTACGTGGGCGTGTTCGCGGTGACCGCGGGCCTGGGTGTCGAAAAGAAAGAAAAGTATTTCATCGACGACCTCGACGACTACTCCGCCATCATGCTGAAGGCGCTGGCCGACCGGCTGGCCGAGGCCTTTGCGGAGGCGCTGCACCACCGCGTGCGCACCGACCTCTGGGGCTATGCGCCCGACGAGGGCCTGAGCAATGAAGACATGATCGCGGAGAAATACCGCGGCATTCGCCCCGCGCCGGGCTACCCGGCCTGCCCCGACCACAGCGTGAAGCGCCCGATGTTCGACCTTCTGAACTGCGCGGACATTGGCATGACCCTGACGGAAAGCCTCGCTATGATGCCCGCCGCCAGCGTCAGTGGTTTCTACCTGAGCCACCCCGACTCGACGTACTTCAACGTCGGCAAGATCGGGCACGACCAGCTGCAGGACCAGGCCGCACGGCGCAAGGAAAGCGAATCCGATCTCGAGCGCCTGCTGGCGCCGAACCTTTGA
- a CDS encoding 6-hydroxynicotinate reductase, producing the protein MTEHTKTDGMPGMDMPVVAEAGSSAFGKAPPRNERMSTAKVECNACPVLCQISDGRTGACDRYANREGVLVRVDPVVLLRREIAGEAPKLVPFDRPAAEKTEAAEAGTPDWNGDLLHADEVFVTGVGSSTTYPDYKPAPFIVASKAQGVDMVTVVTEGIFSYCSFKVKIDTDRFLGSEQANVRYRGEVVGHVTTAEYGSQMLSLGGVHHLTGGSKKEGRMTAELMQLLGNKKAVECTIDGGSTLVIQAGKAPIVNGVEEQRMRVGCGSAAVGIFARQFAGVADEVVVVDDHITGVLTEHQAGRCLDMAPSGIQMLGRKSTPGRYFQVANPGNGWGGTDIADPLSIIEGWEEGVARPGLRLLMTSTTGEHAQWYVLDEALKPVEQEMPAEVKRIVERIGENCEPSLCTVLFLGGAGGSLRAGVTENPVLLTRAIKRALVNVTCGGAPAYVWPGGGITVMADVMRMPDNSFGTVPTPAIVAPIEFSMRRDDYAALGGHMEHIFSLEQALARGAWQEDGAPLARQWLVMDDANPWPLGHPPMLG; encoded by the coding sequence ATGACCGAACACACCAAGACAGACGGAATGCCCGGCATGGACATGCCGGTGGTCGCAGAAGCCGGCAGCAGCGCCTTCGGCAAGGCGCCGCCGCGCAACGAGCGCATGAGCACCGCCAAGGTCGAGTGCAATGCCTGCCCCGTGCTGTGCCAGATTTCCGACGGCCGCACGGGCGCCTGCGACCGCTACGCCAACCGCGAGGGCGTGCTGGTGCGCGTCGATCCCGTGGTGCTGCTGCGCCGCGAGATCGCGGGCGAGGCGCCCAAGCTGGTGCCCTTCGATCGGCCGGCCGCTGAAAAGACAGAGGCCGCCGAGGCGGGCACTCCCGACTGGAACGGCGACCTGCTGCATGCCGACGAAGTGTTCGTCACCGGCGTGGGCTCTTCCACCACCTACCCCGACTACAAGCCCGCCCCCTTCATCGTGGCCTCCAAAGCCCAGGGCGTCGACATGGTCACCGTCGTTACCGAAGGCATCTTCAGCTACTGCAGCTTCAAGGTGAAGATCGACACCGATCGTTTCCTGGGCTCCGAGCAGGCCAACGTGCGGTATCGCGGCGAGGTGGTCGGCCACGTCACCACGGCCGAATACGGCTCGCAGATGCTCTCGCTCGGCGGCGTTCACCACCTCACCGGCGGCAGCAAGAAGGAAGGCCGCATGACGGCCGAGCTGATGCAGCTGCTGGGCAACAAGAAGGCGGTGGAGTGCACCATCGACGGCGGCTCCACGCTCGTCATCCAGGCCGGCAAGGCGCCCATCGTCAACGGCGTGGAAGAGCAGCGCATGCGCGTGGGCTGCGGCTCGGCGGCGGTTGGCATCTTCGCGCGCCAGTTCGCGGGCGTGGCCGACGAGGTGGTGGTGGTCGACGACCACATCACCGGCGTGCTCACCGAGCACCAGGCCGGGCGCTGCCTCGACATGGCGCCTTCGGGCATCCAGATGCTGGGGCGCAAGTCCACGCCGGGGCGCTACTTCCAGGTGGCGAACCCAGGCAACGGCTGGGGCGGCACCGACATCGCCGATCCGCTCTCGATCATCGAAGGATGGGAAGAGGGCGTGGCGCGCCCGGGCCTGCGCCTTCTGATGACATCGACCACCGGCGAGCACGCGCAGTGGTATGTGCTCGACGAGGCGCTGAAGCCCGTCGAGCAGGAAATGCCCGCCGAAGTGAAGCGCATCGTCGAGCGCATCGGAGAGAACTGCGAACCCTCACTGTGCACGGTGCTGTTCCTCGGCGGTGCGGGCGGTAGCCTGCGTGCGGGCGTCACCGAAAACCCGGTGCTGCTCACGCGCGCCATCAAGCGCGCGCTTGTCAACGTGACCTGCGGCGGCGCGCCGGCCTATGTGTGGCCCGGTGGCGGCATCACCGTGATGGCGGACGTCATGCGCATGCCCGACAACAGCTTTGGCACCGTGCCCACGCCGGCCATCGTGGCGCCCATCGAGTTCAGCATGCGGCGCGACGACTACGCAGCGCTCGGCGGCCACATGGAGCACATCTTCTCGCTCGAGCAGGCGCTCGCCCGCGGTGCGTGGCAGGAAGACGGTGCGCCGCTGGCGCGGCAGTGGCTCGTGATGGACGACGCCAACCCGTGGCCGCTGGGGCATCCGCCCATGCTGGGTTGA
- a CDS encoding glycosyltransferase family 2 protein, translating to MTDLDQSAAARAPMRIAAVIPCYNEALSIAQVVAQFQAALPEAEIHVFDNNSTDDTAAIARASGAFVTHVAAPGKGNVVRRMFADVEADVYVTVDGDATYDVASARRLVDALVAGNLDMVVGCRVDDGQNALTYRAGHRFGNRLLTGAVAQLFGGGLTDMLSGYRVFSRRYAKSFPALSHGFEIETELTVHALELRMPYAELDTAYSTRPEGSHSKLSTYRDGWRILKTICKLFISERPLQFFSIIAALLAAGAIALAFPLLLTYMHTGLVPRLPTAVLATGAMLAAMLSMVCGVVMHAIRLGRREAKRLRYLATPGVRHCAPR from the coding sequence ATGACCGATCTCGACCAATCCGCGGCAGCCCGCGCGCCAATGCGCATTGCGGCGGTGATCCCCTGCTACAACGAGGCGCTGTCCATCGCGCAGGTGGTCGCGCAGTTCCAGGCGGCGCTGCCCGAGGCCGAGATCCACGTCTTCGACAACAACTCGACCGACGACACGGCCGCCATCGCGCGTGCGAGCGGCGCATTCGTGACGCACGTGGCCGCGCCGGGCAAGGGCAATGTGGTGCGGCGCATGTTTGCCGATGTCGAGGCCGACGTGTACGTGACCGTCGACGGAGACGCCACCTACGACGTGGCCAGCGCACGCCGGCTGGTGGATGCGCTGGTGGCGGGCAACCTCGACATGGTGGTGGGCTGCCGCGTGGACGACGGGCAGAACGCGCTCACCTACCGCGCCGGTCACCGCTTCGGCAACCGGCTGCTCACCGGGGCCGTGGCGCAGCTCTTCGGCGGCGGCCTGACCGACATGCTCTCGGGCTACCGCGTGTTCTCGCGCCGCTACGCCAAGTCGTTTCCGGCGCTTTCGCACGGCTTCGAGATCGAGACCGAGCTCACGGTGCACGCGCTGGAGCTGCGCATGCCCTATGCCGAGCTCGACACCGCCTACAGCACACGACCCGAAGGCTCGCACAGCAAGCTCTCGACCTACCGCGACGGCTGGCGCATCCTGAAGACCATCTGCAAGCTGTTCATCAGCGAGCGGCCGCTGCAGTTCTTCTCGATTATCGCGGCGTTGCTGGCGGCGGGCGCCATCGCGCTGGCCTTTCCGCTGCTGCTCACCTACATGCACACCGGCCTGGTGCCGCGGCTCCCCACGGCGGTGCTGGCCACCGGCGCCATGCTGGCCGCCATGCTGTCGATGGTTTGCGGCGTGGTGATGCACGCCATCCGGCTCGGCCGCCGCGAGGCCAAGCGCCTGCGCTACCTTGCCACACCGGGCGTGCGCCACTGCGCACCCAGATGA
- a CDS encoding ArnT family glycosyltransferase, with the protein MFAAAHYAALAVFVVGCWGFGRAVLARLAPPTRRDAWLEASMAAALGVGIFICGFQALAIFGAFKVGATVALIAAGVLAAALQLRPWLRELRTLRAGTAPAAAWTRADKIAAMALALVALPALVAPLAPPAAFDELMYHLPYARQVAEQGVLGIHEWLRYPWFPYNYNLLYAAALQVGTDVLPHFLNALAGALSVVMVFRLGMQHANRLTACVGAAIWLGIGDYSNALIDMGVALFVLSACVALWWWRESQPVQSGMRWLGVAAFCLGVAAGSKYQALTFLPLVALFVVWHERRPKAWALALLCFLIPCVYWYARNAIMTGDPFNPIGARVFGFTDWIPADYVQQLADVRDHAARPNVLIWSVVLLPFSAMWKRSAAVRAAGWFCFYSVAVWLVTSRYPRYLTASFPLLAFTAAIGWQVLFGWIATGLRRVFGPKAGQIANPVVNPVEGAPSGRAGLVGDWVAVLLLAVLAAVSVRQTAGKVAMISPTQEQREAFLRQHVPGYAVMDYLRRTATGRVYQINLNEAIYYGPNPIWGDTLGPWRYTDFGRLSGKDLAGKLGGLGFVAVVLPNSVVPVFSGRTDFDKYFTLQYEKDGSRVYRILPPAP; encoded by the coding sequence ATATTTGCTGCCGCGCACTACGCGGCGCTGGCCGTCTTTGTCGTCGGCTGCTGGGGCTTTGGGCGCGCAGTGCTGGCGCGCCTTGCGCCGCCGACGCGTCGGGACGCCTGGCTCGAAGCCTCGATGGCCGCGGCCCTGGGCGTGGGCATCTTCATCTGCGGCTTCCAGGCGCTGGCCATCTTCGGTGCCTTCAAGGTGGGCGCCACCGTCGCGCTGATTGCCGCCGGCGTGCTCGCAGCTGCCTTGCAGCTGCGCCCCTGGCTGCGCGAACTGCGCACGCTTCGGGCCGGCACCGCACCCGCCGCGGCGTGGACCCGCGCCGACAAGATCGCCGCGATGGCATTGGCGCTGGTGGCACTGCCCGCGCTGGTTGCGCCGCTCGCACCGCCCGCCGCCTTCGACGAGCTGATGTACCACCTGCCCTATGCGCGGCAGGTGGCGGAGCAGGGCGTATTGGGCATCCACGAGTGGCTGCGCTACCCCTGGTTTCCGTACAACTACAACCTGCTCTATGCAGCCGCGCTGCAGGTGGGCACCGACGTGCTGCCGCACTTCCTCAATGCGCTGGCCGGTGCGCTGTCGGTGGTGATGGTCTTCCGCCTTGGCATGCAGCATGCCAACCGGCTCACCGCCTGCGTCGGCGCGGCCATCTGGCTCGGCATTGGCGACTATTCGAATGCGCTCATCGACATGGGCGTGGCGCTCTTCGTGCTGAGCGCGTGCGTGGCGCTGTGGTGGTGGCGCGAATCGCAGCCGGTGCAAAGCGGCATGCGGTGGCTCGGCGTGGCGGCGTTCTGCCTTGGCGTGGCCGCGGGCTCCAAGTACCAGGCGCTCACCTTTCTGCCGCTGGTGGCGCTGTTCGTCGTGTGGCATGAGCGCCGGCCCAAGGCCTGGGCGCTCGCGCTGCTTTGCTTTCTGATTCCGTGCGTGTACTGGTATGCGCGCAACGCCATCATGACCGGCGACCCGTTCAACCCGATCGGGGCGCGCGTGTTCGGCTTTACCGACTGGATTCCGGCCGACTATGTGCAGCAGCTGGCCGACGTGCGCGACCACGCCGCGCGGCCGAACGTGCTGATCTGGTCCGTGGTGCTGCTGCCCTTCAGCGCCATGTGGAAGCGCTCCGCCGCGGTGCGCGCCGCGGGCTGGTTCTGCTTCTACTCCGTGGCGGTGTGGCTGGTGACCTCGCGCTATCCGCGCTACCTCACGGCCTCGTTTCCGTTGCTCGCGTTCACGGCGGCGATCGGCTGGCAGGTGCTGTTCGGCTGGATTGCCACGGGTTTGCGCCGCGTGTTCGGCCCCAAGGCCGGGCAAATCGCCAACCCCGTCGTCAACCCCGTCGAGGGGGCTCCTTCGGGCCGCGCGGGCCTTGTCGGCGACTGGGTGGCTGTGCTGCTGTTGGCCGTGCTGGCCGCGGTGTCCGTGCGCCAGACTGCGGGCAAGGTCGCGATGATTTCGCCCACCCAGGAGCAGCGCGAGGCCTTCCTGCGCCAGCACGTGCCGGGCTATGCGGTGATGGACTACCTGCGCCGCACCGCCACCGGCCGCGTCTACCAGATCAACCTGAACGAGGCGATCTACTACGGCCCCAACCCCATCTGGGGCGATACCCTCGGTCCGTGGCGCTACACCGACTTCGGCCGCCTGTCCGGCAAGGACCTGGCGGGCAAGCTCGGCGGCCTGGGTTTCGTGGCAGTCGTTCTTCCGAATTCGGTGGTGCCGGTGTTCAGCGGCCGAACCGACTTCGACAAATATTTCACCCTGCAGTACGAGAAAGACGGCAGCCGGGTCTACCGTATTCTTCCTCCCGCACCATGA
- a CDS encoding ferredoxin--NADP reductase — translation MSAFSEERVLSVHHWTDRLFTFTTTRDPALRFSNGHFTMIGLKVNNKPLLRAYSIVSPNYEEHLEFLSIKVEEGPLTSKLQHIQVGDTIIVGRKPTGTLLIDYTLPGKRLYLFGTGTGLAPFMSIIRDPDTYEKFEQVILVHGVRQVDELAYHDLVTDHLPKHEFLGEMVEKQLLYYPTVTREEFRNQGRITDLISSNKLTDDLGLPPINPAEDRVMLCGSPGLLVDLKHILEARGFKEGNTSTPGDFVVERAFAEK, via the coding sequence ATGAGTGCATTCAGCGAAGAACGCGTCCTGAGCGTCCACCACTGGACCGACCGCCTGTTCACCTTCACCACCACGCGCGACCCGGCGCTGCGTTTCTCGAACGGCCATTTCACGATGATCGGCCTGAAGGTGAACAACAAGCCCCTGCTGCGCGCGTACAGCATCGTGAGCCCGAACTACGAGGAGCATCTCGAGTTCCTGAGCATCAAGGTGGAAGAAGGCCCGCTCACCTCGAAGCTGCAGCACATCCAGGTGGGCGACACCATCATCGTGGGCCGCAAGCCCACCGGCACGCTGCTCATCGACTACACGCTGCCGGGCAAGCGCCTGTACCTGTTCGGCACGGGCACGGGGCTCGCACCGTTCATGAGCATCATCCGCGACCCGGACACCTACGAGAAGTTCGAGCAGGTCATCCTGGTGCACGGCGTGCGCCAGGTCGACGAGCTGGCCTATCACGACCTCGTGACCGACCACCTGCCCAAGCATGAGTTCCTCGGCGAAATGGTGGAGAAGCAGCTGCTCTACTACCCCACGGTCACGCGCGAGGAGTTCCGCAACCAGGGCCGCATCACCGACCTGATCTCGAGCAACAAGCTCACCGACGACCTCGGCCTGCCTCCCATCAACCCCGCGGAGGACCGCGTAATGCTGTGCGGCAGCCCCGGCCTCCTGGTCGACCTGAAGCACATCCTCGAGGCACGCGGCTTCAAGGAAGGCAACACTTCGACCCCAGGCGACTTCGTGGTCGAGCGCGCGTTCGCTGAAAAATAA
- a CDS encoding UPF0280 family protein, translating to MTAHRTALDANRWHFNHGPIDIVAEAHGDPYAVAAAHDAAWARFVHVLDELVRELPLLRLPASDNMRPRGVIARRMWNACAAFSPMFVTPMAAVAGSVAQELIAFYDRPGIERAWINNGGDIALHLAPGQSARVGVYSDLARFDWRKHVDGESSILTTDGQFEIKADQPVRGVATSGWRGRSFSLGIADSVTVLAATAAQADAAATVIANAVDVDDAAIQRRPANECKDDSDLGDILVTVDVPPLAPSQVQSALDTGAVCAKVLQKGGLVWAVLLVCQGQWRLVEPLCSKALPAAASVAVGSVFA from the coding sequence ATGACCGCCCACCGTACCGCGCTCGACGCGAACCGCTGGCATTTCAACCATGGCCCGATCGACATCGTGGCCGAGGCGCATGGCGACCCGTACGCCGTCGCGGCCGCGCACGACGCGGCCTGGGCGCGCTTTGTCCACGTGCTCGACGAATTGGTGCGCGAGCTGCCGCTCTTGCGCCTGCCCGCAAGCGACAACATGCGCCCGCGCGGCGTGATTGCCAGGCGCATGTGGAATGCGTGCGCCGCGTTCTCGCCGATGTTCGTCACGCCGATGGCGGCGGTGGCCGGCTCCGTGGCACAGGAACTCATCGCGTTCTACGACCGGCCAGGCATCGAACGCGCGTGGATCAACAACGGCGGCGACATCGCGCTGCACCTCGCGCCCGGCCAGTCGGCGCGCGTGGGCGTCTACTCCGACCTGGCGCGCTTCGATTGGCGCAAGCATGTCGATGGTGAAAGCAGCATCCTCACCACCGACGGCCAGTTCGAGATCAAGGCCGATCAGCCGGTGCGCGGCGTGGCCACCAGCGGCTGGCGCGGCCGCAGTTTCTCACTGGGCATTGCCGACAGCGTGACGGTGCTTGCCGCCACGGCGGCGCAAGCCGACGCGGCCGCCACTGTGATTGCCAATGCCGTCGACGTGGACGATGCAGCCATCCAACGGCGCCCGGCGAACGAATGCAAGGACGATAGCGACCTGGGCGACATCCTGGTCACGGTCGATGTGCCGCCGTTGGCGCCTTCGCAGGTACAAAGCGCGCTCGATACGGGGGCGGTCTGCGCCAAGGTGCTGCAAAAAGGCGGGCTCGTCTGGGCCGTTCTGCTCGTTTGCCAGGGGCAGTGGCGACTTGTCGAACCCTTATGCTCGAAGGCGCTGCCGGCGGCGGCCTCCGTGGCAGTTGGTTCAGTATTTGCTTAA
- a CDS encoding GtrA family protein, whose translation MKLGREFLSFAVVGAIGFVVDVTVLYLAAPLLGWYGARVVSFLAAATATWALNRRYTFSGRNPGASVLREYLGYLVTMLGGAVVNYGAYVLVLHWFTGPWAPAAGVALGSCAGLVVNFLSARYLVFRAK comes from the coding sequence ATGAAGCTCGGCCGGGAGTTCCTGTCGTTCGCCGTGGTGGGGGCGATCGGCTTCGTGGTCGACGTGACCGTGCTGTACCTTGCGGCGCCGCTGCTGGGTTGGTACGGGGCGCGGGTGGTGTCGTTTCTTGCGGCTGCCACCGCCACGTGGGCGCTGAACCGCCGCTATACCTTCAGCGGGCGGAACCCCGGTGCCTCCGTGCTGCGCGAGTACCTCGGCTACCTCGTGACGATGCTGGGCGGTGCGGTCGTCAACTATGGGGCGTATGTGCTTGTGCTGCATTGGTTCACCGGCCCTTGGGCACCGGCTGCCGGCGTGGCGCTGGGCAGCTGCGCGGGGCTGGTGGTGAACTTCCTGTCCGCGCGCTATCTGGTGTTTCGCGCGAAGTAG
- a CDS encoding amidohydrolase family protein — translation MAEIAAGGKSGKVVIKNIGLLLSGDIDKPILDADTIVVNDGLIVAVGKEKDCDLEGAKTVIDAKKTCVAPGLIDSHVHPVFGDWTPRQGQIGWIDSTMNGGVTTMISAGEVHLPGRPKDIVGLKALAITAQRAFDNFRPGGVKVLAGAPVIEKGMVESDFKELAEAGVGLLGEVGLGSVKAGYEAKEMVAWARKYGIQSTIHTGGPSIPGSGLIDKDVVLEADADIIGHINGGHTSLPEAHVCELCEKSSRAIEIVHNGNEKVAIAAAKAALELKCPHRVILGTDGPAGSGVQPLGILRMVAMLSSIANIPAELVFCFATGNTARIRKLNCGLIEVGRDADFVFMDRAQHSPAPGLLESVQLGDIPGVGMVMIDGIVRCGRSRNTPPATEIPVVVSGAH, via the coding sequence ATGGCAGAAATCGCAGCCGGCGGCAAGTCGGGCAAAGTCGTCATAAAGAACATCGGGCTCTTGCTCTCGGGCGACATCGACAAGCCCATCCTCGACGCGGACACCATCGTGGTGAACGACGGCCTGATCGTTGCGGTGGGCAAGGAGAAAGACTGCGACCTCGAAGGCGCGAAGACCGTCATCGACGCGAAGAAGACCTGCGTGGCGCCCGGCCTGATCGACAGCCACGTGCACCCGGTGTTCGGCGACTGGACGCCGCGCCAGGGGCAGATCGGCTGGATCGACTCCACCATGAACGGCGGCGTGACCACCATGATTTCGGCCGGCGAGGTGCACCTGCCGGGCCGCCCGAAAGACATCGTGGGCCTGAAGGCGCTGGCCATCACGGCGCAGCGCGCGTTCGACAACTTCCGTCCCGGCGGCGTGAAGGTGCTGGCAGGAGCGCCCGTCATCGAGAAAGGCATGGTCGAGAGCGACTTCAAGGAGCTTGCCGAAGCGGGCGTGGGCCTGCTCGGCGAAGTGGGGCTGGGCTCGGTCAAGGCGGGCTACGAGGCCAAGGAGATGGTGGCCTGGGCGCGCAAGTACGGCATCCAGAGCACCATCCACACGGGCGGCCCGTCCATTCCGGGCTCGGGCCTGATCGACAAGGACGTGGTGCTCGAGGCCGACGCCGACATCATCGGCCACATCAACGGCGGCCACACCTCATTGCCCGAGGCGCATGTGTGCGAACTGTGCGAGAAAAGCTCGCGCGCCATCGAGATCGTGCACAACGGCAACGAGAAGGTGGCCATTGCGGCGGCCAAGGCGGCGCTCGAACTCAAGTGCCCGCACCGCGTGATCCTGGGCACCGACGGGCCGGCCGGCTCGGGCGTGCAGCCGCTGGGCATTCTGCGGATGGTGGCCATGCTCTCGTCCATTGCCAACATTCCGGCCGAGCTGGTGTTCTGCTTTGCCACGGGCAACACGGCGCGCATCCGCAAGCTCAACTGCGGGCTCATCGAAGTGGGCCGCGATGCCGACTTCGTCTTCATGGACCGCGCGCAGCATTCGCCCGCGCCCGGCCTGCTGGAGAGCGTGCAGCTCGGCGACATTCCGGGCGTGGGCATGGTGATGATCGACGGCATCGTGCGCTGCGGCCGCAGCCGCAACACGCCGCCCGCGACCGAGATTCCGGTCGTCGTCTCCGGCGCGCACTGA
- a CDS encoding PACE efflux transporter: MQGFQRRVVYITLYEGIAIVAASAGLALMTDAGLGHSGVLAVAASVIAVIWNLAFNALFERWESRQAVRGRSVRRRIAHAIGFEGGLIAFLVPLFAWGLGVSLWQALVMDLGLVVFFLVYTFVFNWAFDRVFGLPASAAPVSTAAAAGQGA; this comes from the coding sequence ATGCAGGGGTTTCAGCGCCGCGTCGTCTACATCACTCTATACGAGGGAATCGCCATCGTGGCCGCCAGTGCCGGCCTGGCGCTGATGACGGATGCCGGGTTAGGCCATTCCGGCGTGCTGGCGGTAGCCGCCTCGGTCATCGCGGTGATCTGGAACCTGGCTTTCAACGCCCTGTTCGAGCGCTGGGAGTCGCGCCAGGCGGTGCGCGGGCGCAGCGTGCGCCGGCGCATTGCGCATGCCATCGGCTTCGAGGGCGGGCTGATCGCCTTCCTGGTGCCGCTCTTTGCCTGGGGCCTGGGCGTGTCGCTCTGGCAGGCGCTGGTGATGGACCTGGGGCTGGTGGTCTTCTTCCTGGTCTACACCTTCGTCTTCAACTGGGCCTTCGACCGGGTGTTCGGCTTGCCGGCCTCGGCCGCGCCCGTCAGCACAGCCGCCGCGGCCGGGCAAGGGGCCTGA